The following coding sequences are from one Halorubrum sp. BOL3-1 window:
- a CDS encoding universal stress protein: protein MSMNTVLLAIGPEDESRLEELAETAASVVGSDGRVVLLQVFDREQYDTIAAQLNIDPDSEVTPDDVSRRSRIVSDVTERLERAGVDYEVRGALGDTTDNILRETGTVDADLVVVGGRNRSATGKALFGSTAQRVLLEADCPVTFVKERSAERTEAAAPA, encoded by the coding sequence ATGAGCATGAACACGGTCCTTCTCGCGATCGGACCGGAAGACGAGAGCCGCCTCGAAGAGCTCGCCGAGACCGCGGCGTCGGTCGTCGGTTCCGACGGCCGCGTCGTGTTGTTACAGGTCTTCGACCGAGAGCAGTACGACACGATCGCGGCGCAGCTGAACATCGACCCCGACTCGGAGGTCACGCCCGACGACGTCTCTCGGCGGTCGCGGATCGTCAGCGACGTGACCGAGCGACTCGAACGGGCCGGAGTCGACTACGAGGTCCGGGGCGCGCTCGGCGACACGACCGACAACATTCTCCGGGAGACGGGGACCGTGGACGCGGACCTGGTCGTTGTCGGCGGACGAAATCGGTCGGCGACCGGGAAGGCGCTGTTCGGCTCGACCGCGCAGCGCGTCCTGCTGGAGGCGGACTGTCCGGTGACGTTCGTCAAGGAGCGGTCGGCGGAGCGGACGGAAGCGGCCGCCCCCGCGTAG